The following is a genomic window from Cupriavidus taiwanensis.
CACCAGCGCATGGTTGCCGGGCGCACGGCTGCCGTCGCGCAACAGCAGGTTGTTCTCGAAGCCCACCCGCACATGGCCGCCAAACGCGGCCGCCGCGGTGACGCAGGCATTTTCCTCGCGCCCGAACGCGCAGATGGCCCACGGCAGCGCATCGCCGCCCTCGGCCGCCTGCAGGAACGGCAGCAGGTCGTGCGGCGACGACACCTGTCCCGCCGAATAGCGTCCCAGCACATACAGCACCGACCACGCGCCCGGCGGCACCATGCCGCGCTCGCGCATGCGCTGCCAGCGCCGTACGTCGGCCGCGTCGTACAGGATCACCTGCGTCAGCACGCGTTCGCGCGCCAGCCAGGCGAAGAACGCCGCCAGCTCGCTGTCCGCGATCTCGGGAACCGCCACCTCGCGCAGGCCGACCGAGACCGCCTCGGGGCGCAGCGCGCGCACCATCGCCATCTGCTCGGCGGCCTGGTACACGCCGGCGGCCTCGCTGGTCACCTGCACCAGCAGCGCGTCGCCCACCGCCTGCCTGACCGCCGCCAGGGCGTCGCGGTAGGTCTGCACATCAAGCGAATGGCGGCCCTCGGCGTCGCGCACGTGCATGTGCATCATGGCGGCGCCGGCATCGAGGCAGGCACGCGCTTCCGCCGCCAGCGCCGCGGCGGTCAGCGGCACCGCGGGATGGTCGCTGGCGCGCTTGTAGGCGCCGTTGGGCGCCACGGTGACGATCAGCGGCGAATCGGCCAGCGCCGCGCGCTGCGGGCCAGCCTGGGATGGGGTGGGGTTCATGGTTCGATCTCGGGTAGTTCGGGGGCAATCAGCGCCAGGCCGGCGCGCAGCAGGTGGTCATAGCGCGCGCGCTCGGCGGCGATCGTGTCAGGCGTCCACGCATAGAAGCCTTCGCCGCGTTTCATGCCGTGGCGGCCGTCGGCGGCGCGCTCGGACAGGCAGCGCGCGGGATGGTCGTCGTTGCAGAAGGTCGGGTACATGGTGGCGCCGGCCGCGGCATGCACGTCGATGCCGGCGTGGTCGCGCTGCAGCACCGGCCCCGCCGCCAGGAAGCGGAAGCCGAAGCCGAAGCGCACCGCCGCATCGACGTCCTCGGGCGAGGCAATGCCGCGGTCGATCAGGCTGAAGGCCTCGCGCGACAGCGCATGCTGGAGCCGGTTGGCGAGGAAGCCCGGCAGGTCCTTGCGCACCTTCACGGCCACCATGCCGCAGCGGCGCATGAAGGCAGCCAGCGCGTCGGCGCAGCTTTCTTCGCTGGCATCGCCCATCACCACCTCCACCAGCGGCACCAGGTGCGCCGGCATGAAGAAATGCAGGCCGAGCATGCGCGCACGCGTGGCGAGTCCTGCGCCGATCGCGCTGATCGGGAAGCTGGAGCTGTTGCTGGCCAGCACCGTGTCCGGGCGCGCGCGCGTCACCAGTTCGGCAAAGAGCGCCTGCTTCAGCGCCAGTTGCTCGGGAATGCATTCGATCACCAGGTCGACCGATGACCAGTCCACGGCGTCGAGCGTCGCGGCCACTGTGAGCCGCTCCGCGCCGGCTTCGCGGCCGATCGCTGCGAGGTTGGCGCGCACGCGTGCTGGCAATCCGCCGGCGCGCCCGGCATCGGGTTCGACGACGGTGGTGCGGCACAGCGCACGGGTCAGCACCACGGCGACATCGGCGCCCATGGTGCCGCCGCCCACCACCACGGCATGGGCGGCGCCCGGCCGGCTCAGGATGGCGGGCGTGGAGGCTGGGCTGGGGCTGGCGTTCGGCATGGTTTCTCCTGGCATCGCGCCAGTGTAGAGAATCCGCTTTGATTGAAGAAGTCGAATCTCTGGATAAAATGATCGCCAAACCAGATCAATCGCCTTGACAGTCCGGCCACGCATGCGGCCGGACCGCTTCTGCCATGCACATCAACCTGTCGATGCGCGACATCGAAACCACGCTGGTGCTGGGCCGCACGCTGAACTTCCGCCAGGCCGCCGGCCAGCTGCACCTGTCGCAATCCGCGCTGTCCACGCAGATCCTGCGCATCGAGGAAGCGCTGGGCGTGCGCCTGTTCGACCGCACCACCCGCACCGTGCGCCTGACCGCGGCGGGCCAGGTCTTCATGCAGCAGGCCGCGCTGCTGCAGGCGGCGTTCCGCGGCGCCATCGACGCCGTGACCGGCATCGCCAGCGCCGAGCGCGGCCAGGTGGCGGTGGCCGCGCTGCCGTCGCTGGCGGCGCGGGTGCTGCCGCGCGTGCTGATGGCCTACCACCAGGCACGGCCCGAGGTGGCGCTGAAGGTGTTCGATACCCTGTCCGGGCCGGCTTTCGACCTGGTCCGCGCCGGCGATGTGGATTTCGCGCTGACCGCCGCCAACCCGCAGCAGGCCGACCTGCACTACGAGCCGTTGCTGTCGGACCGCTTCGTGCTGCTGATCCCGTCTGCGCACCCGCTGGCGCGCAGCCCCGGCCCGCTGCGCTGGGCCGATACCGCCGACGCGCCGCATGTGTCGATGACCCATCCCAGCAGCGTGCGCCAGTACGCGGAGTGGGCCTTCCTGCAGAACCGCATCCGCTTCCAGCCGGTGTTCGAGGCCGAACGCCTGGCCACCATCGCCGCCATGGTCGAATGCGGCTTCGGCGTGGCCGCGCTGCCGGAAATCGCGGCGGGCACCGTGCGCCAGCCCGGCATCGTCGAACGGCTGCTGACCGCGCCGGTCACCGAGCGCTCGATCGGCCTGGTCACCGCGCGCAACCGCAGCCTGTCGCCGGCGGCGGCCGAACTGGCCGCGGCCGTGCGCGCGCGGCTGGCGAGCCCGCCGCTGGTAACGCCGACGGCGGCGGCGGCACCGGAGGCCGGCGCATGAGCATCATCGTCGATATCCTGGTGCTGGCCGGCGCGCTGCTGGCCATCGTCGCCGTGGTGCAGGTGGCCGCGGCACGGCTGGTGCTGCCGGAATCCACGCTGCTGTCGGCCATCGGCATTGCCATCGGCGCGGGCTATGTCGCCATCGACGCGGCCCACCCCGACTTTGCCTACCACTTCCTGCATCCGCTGATCGACCCGGCCCTGCCGCCCGAGGCCTACCTGTGGATCTTCCTGCCGCCGCTGCTGTTCCACGCCGCGCTGACCGCCGACGTGCGCAGCATGCTGCCGGACGCGGCGCCGATCCTGCTGCTGGCGGTGGTGGCCGTGGTGGTCGCCACCGGTGTGATCGGCGTGGCCACGGCGGCGGCCAGCGGCATGCCGCTGGCGGTGTGCCTGCTGCTGGGCGCGGTGGTCGCCACCACCGACCCGGCCGCGGTGATCGCGATCTTCCGCGACGTGGGCGCGCCGGCGCGGCTGATCCGGCTGGTGGAGGGCGAAAGCCTGCTCAACGACGCCGCCGCGATCGCCATCGTCGGCGTGCTGGTGGCGATGCTGACCGGCCATGGCGCGCAGGCGACGCTGGCGGCGGGCCTGCGCGAACTGGCGTGGGCCTTTGTCGGCGGGGTG
Proteins encoded in this region:
- a CDS encoding 3-keto-5-aminohexanoate cleavage protein; amino-acid sequence: MNPTPSQAGPQRAALADSPLIVTVAPNGAYKRASDHPAVPLTAAALAAEARACLDAGAAMMHMHVRDAEGRHSLDVQTYRDALAAVRQAVGDALLVQVTSEAAGVYQAAEQMAMVRALRPEAVSVGLREVAVPEIADSELAAFFAWLARERVLTQVILYDAADVRRWQRMRERGMVPPGAWSVLYVLGRYSAGQVSSPHDLLPFLQAAEGGDALPWAICAFGREENACVTAAAAFGGHVRVGFENNLLLRDGSRAPGNHALVAQAVQGGLTLGRPIADAADARRIYGEVR
- a CDS encoding 3-hydroxyacyl-CoA dehydrogenase family protein, with translation MPNASPSPASTPAILSRPGAAHAVVVGGGTMGADVAVVLTRALCRTTVVEPDAGRAGGLPARVRANLAAIGREAGAERLTVAATLDAVDWSSVDLVIECIPEQLALKQALFAELVTRARPDTVLASNSSSFPISAIGAGLATRARMLGLHFFMPAHLVPLVEVVMGDASEESCADALAAFMRRCGMVAVKVRKDLPGFLANRLQHALSREAFSLIDRGIASPEDVDAAVRFGFGFRFLAAGPVLQRDHAGIDVHAAAGATMYPTFCNDDHPARCLSERAADGRHGMKRGEGFYAWTPDTIAAERARYDHLLRAGLALIAPELPEIEP
- a CDS encoding LysR family transcriptional regulator, with translation MHINLSMRDIETTLVLGRTLNFRQAAGQLHLSQSALSTQILRIEEALGVRLFDRTTRTVRLTAAGQVFMQQAALLQAAFRGAIDAVTGIASAERGQVAVAALPSLAARVLPRVLMAYHQARPEVALKVFDTLSGPAFDLVRAGDVDFALTAANPQQADLHYEPLLSDRFVLLIPSAHPLARSPGPLRWADTADAPHVSMTHPSSVRQYAEWAFLQNRIRFQPVFEAERLATIAAMVECGFGVAALPEIAAGTVRQPGIVERLLTAPVTERSIGLVTARNRSLSPAAAELAAAVRARLASPPLVTPTAAAAPEAGA